The Streptomyces sp. NBC_00335 DNA window GCAGTCGGGCCCGGCGACGATCCCGCGCGGCCGGATCCGTACCGCGTGCCCGTTCACCTCGGGCACCACGAGCGGTACGTCGGGGTCCTCGCGGAAGGCCGCGGACTGGTCCACCACGACGGCCCCGCGCGCGGTGACGCGGGGAGCCCACCGGGCCGAGACCTCGGCCGGGGTCAGGAAGAGCGCGATGTCGCCCTCCCCGAGGCCGTCGAAGGCGTCTTCGGTGAGGGCGAGCACCTCGGTCTCCGTGCCGCGCACGGTCAGCCGGCGGCCGGCCGAGCGCGAGGAGGCGATCAGGCGTACGTCGCCCCAGACGTCGGCCCGCTGGGACAGCATCTGGAGCAGGACGGAGCCGACGGCTCCGGTCGCCCCGACCACGGCGAGTGCCGGAGCCGGGGCGGACCGGGCCGCCGCCGTGATCAACGTCCCGTGCCTCCGTAGACGACGGCTTCGTCGCCGCTGTCGTTGTCGAGTCCGAAGGCCGTGTGCACGGCGCGGACGGCCTCGTTGACGTCGTCCTGGCGGGTCACGACCGAGATGCGGATCTCCGAGGTGGAGATGAGCTCGATGTTGACGCCCGCGTCGGACAGCGCCTGGAAGAACGAGGCGGTGACGCCCGGGTTGGTCTTCATGCCCGCGCCGACCAGGGAGATCTTGCCGATCTGGTCGTCGTAGCGCAGGGACTCGAAGCCGATGGTGCCCTTCGCCTTCTCCAGGGCGTCGATGGCCTTGTGGCCCTCGGCCTTGGGGAGGGTGAAGGAGATGTCCGTCAGGCCCGTGGAGGCGGCGGACACGTTCTGCACGATCATGTCGATGTTGATCTCGGCGTCCGCGATGGCGCGGAAGATGGCCGCGGCCTCACCCGGCTTGTCCGGGACGCCGACGACCGTGATCTTGGCTTCGGAGACGTCGTGAGCGACTCCGGAGATGATGGCGTGCTCCACCGGCTCGTCCCCTTGCGGATTCTCGTTGCTGACCCAGGTGCCCGGCAGTCCCGAGAAGGACGAGCGGACGTGGATCGGGATGTTGTAGCGGCGCGCGTACTCGACGCAGCGGTGCAGCAGCACCTTGGAGCCGGAGGCCGCGAGCTCCAGCATGTCCTCGGAGTTGATCCAGTCGATCTTCTTGGCCTTCTTCACGACGCGGGGGTCCGCGGTGAAGACGCCGTCGACGTCGGTGTAGATCTCGCAGACCTCGGCGTCCAGCGCCGCGGCGAGCGCGACGGCGGTCGTGTCCGAGCCGCCCCGGCCGAGGGTGGTGATGTCCTTGCTGTCCGCCGACACGCCCTGGAAGCCGGCGACGATGGCGATGTTGCCCTCGTCCAGCGCGGTGCGGATTCGGCCCGGCGTGACATCGATGATGCGCGCTTTGTTGTGGACCGAGTCGGTGATGACGCCTGCCTGGCTGCCGGTGAACGACTGGGCCTCGTGGCCCAGGTTTTTGATCGCCATGGCCAGCAGGGCCATGGAGATCCGCTCTCCGGCGGTCAGCAGCATGTCGAATTCGCGCCCGGCAGGCATCGGGGACACCTGCTCGGCGAGATCGATCAGCTCGTCCGTCGTGTCGCCCATCGCGGAAACCACGACGACCACTTGGTGGCCGTTCTTCTTGGCATCCACGATCCGCTTGGCAACACGCTTGATGCCTTCGGCATCGGCTACGGAGGAGCCTCCGTACTTCTGCACGACAAGGCCCACGTGCGCTCCTCGCTCAGT harbors:
- a CDS encoding aspartate kinase, with translation MGLVVQKYGGSSVADAEGIKRVAKRIVDAKKNGHQVVVVVSAMGDTTDELIDLAEQVSPMPAGREFDMLLTAGERISMALLAMAIKNLGHEAQSFTGSQAGVITDSVHNKARIIDVTPGRIRTALDEGNIAIVAGFQGVSADSKDITTLGRGGSDTTAVALAAALDAEVCEIYTDVDGVFTADPRVVKKAKKIDWINSEDMLELAASGSKVLLHRCVEYARRYNIPIHVRSSFSGLPGTWVSNENPQGDEPVEHAIISGVAHDVSEAKITVVGVPDKPGEAAAIFRAIADAEINIDMIVQNVSAASTGLTDISFTLPKAEGHKAIDALEKAKGTIGFESLRYDDQIGKISLVGAGMKTNPGVTASFFQALSDAGVNIELISTSEIRISVVTRQDDVNEAVRAVHTAFGLDNDSGDEAVVYGGTGR